TCTTCACCAGTTGCTCTCTGATAGGTATTTCCTAAAGAAACTAAGATCTGGTGAATAAACATCTTCATCTGGTCTACCGGCATTTCTTTAGTCCAAAGATCGATTCTTAACGCTTCCATTGCTTTATCATCCCATACAGAGATCATGGTAGCCTTAGTTTCTTCCTTTTCCACACCTCCATCCTGAGCGTTCCATGTAATATTTTCAGGAATGTGGTTTTCATCCAGCTCTACATCTATCGTAATCTGAGTTTTTCTCATATCAATCTAAAATTTTTCTGCAAAGTTAATACTTCTTTAGCTTATCTAAAATTTCTACGAAATTATCTTCATCAGGAAAAGGCGTATTAAAATTAAAAATCTTTCCTTCCGGATCTACAATGATAAACCTTGGAATAGACTGAATTTTATACTGACCCATAAATTTCTCAGCATTGGTAAGCCAGAACTGCGGATTATTGGATTTCTTGGTTTTAAGATAATTCACCCATTTTGATTTATCCTCATCAAGACTGATGGAAATAAACTGGATGTTATCAGCATATCTGTACTGATGGCTTCTGGTTTCAAACACCGGACGGATCTGCTTACACGGCCCGCACCATGTAGCCCAAAAATCAATCACCACATACTTTCCTTTATATTTTGAAAGATTCTGGGTTTTCCCTTTATCGTTTTCAAGAACAAGATCAGGAAATATGGCGCCTTTCTGCGACCTGTTAATTCCGTCAAGTTTTGAATAAAGCATGTGCTTATAATCCGTATTCTGTATTTTATTGATCTCAGCAGCAAAAAGTTTATTTCTTGCCAGGCTGTCAGACTGAAGTTCAATATTTTTTGAAAGATGTTTTGATAAAAGCTGATCTTTTGAAATTCCTGCAGGAAGCCGGTCTATTTTGACAAAAAGAATACTGTCCGCATTGGAAGCCTGATCAGCATCGGTAAGCATCATATCCAGCTTATACTGAAGATAATTATCGTTTTTGCTTAAAAGCGGGCTTGGCTTCTG
This region of Chryseobacterium vaccae genomic DNA includes:
- the gldC gene encoding gliding motility protein GldC; translated protein: MRKTQITIDVELDENHIPENITWNAQDGGVEKEETKATMISVWDDKAMEALRIDLWTKEMPVDQMKMFIHQILVSLGNTYQRATGEEDVAQWIEQIAEEFAVKSAIKM